In the genome of Desulfofarcimen acetoxidans DSM 771, one region contains:
- the mnmH gene encoding tRNA 2-selenouridine(34) synthase MnmH: MYKNITMEKALEDTDSLLVDVRSEDEYNEDTVPFAVNIPLLNNEERNMVGIVYKKEGQDEARRLGLQLVAPKLPQMVDSYARQAANKKITVFCWRGGARSEAIASLLDGLGFKVNRVLGGYKAYRRMVFNFFDRPLLPFKAVILHGLTGVGKTDVITGLKAQGIPALDLEGLAEHRGSVYGKIGLPSSPSQKKFESRIYEFFRCSRSGVFVVECESRRLGKLLLPESLMSTMQQGYNLLLYASLRERVERIEKVYAKDMELNLENLYEATNHLTKHLGKGKITELNELLQDKKIKEFIGYLLTEYYDPLYKYPQGPSDKYLLSINSDNINDAVIAVRSFMANLPENQSLDQEVG; encoded by the coding sequence GTGTATAAAAATATTACTATGGAGAAGGCACTGGAGGATACTGATAGTTTGCTGGTAGACGTGCGGTCTGAAGATGAATATAATGAAGATACTGTTCCCTTTGCGGTTAATATACCTCTTTTGAATAATGAAGAGCGGAATATGGTTGGTATTGTATATAAAAAGGAGGGACAGGATGAGGCCAGGCGCCTTGGTTTGCAGTTGGTAGCTCCTAAACTGCCGCAAATGGTCGACAGTTATGCCAGGCAGGCGGCAAATAAAAAGATAACTGTTTTTTGCTGGCGAGGGGGAGCCAGGAGTGAAGCCATAGCCTCACTGCTGGACGGACTGGGATTTAAAGTAAATAGAGTTTTGGGAGGCTATAAAGCTTACCGCCGCATGGTATTTAACTTTTTCGACCGGCCTTTGTTGCCCTTTAAAGCCGTTATTTTACACGGTCTGACCGGGGTAGGCAAAACAGATGTTATAACCGGTCTTAAAGCTCAGGGCATACCTGCTCTTGATCTGGAGGGATTGGCCGAGCACCGGGGATCTGTTTATGGGAAAATCGGTTTGCCGTCTTCCCCCAGCCAGAAAAAGTTTGAAAGCAGGATTTATGAGTTTTTTCGATGCAGCAGATCAGGTGTTTTTGTAGTTGAATGTGAGAGCCGTCGATTGGGTAAATTACTTTTACCGGAGTCGCTTATGTCAACCATGCAGCAGGGTTATAATCTTTTGCTTTATGCCAGCCTCCGGGAACGGGTGGAACGTATTGAAAAGGTTTATGCAAAGGACATGGAGCTAAACCTGGAAAATTTATATGAAGCGACAAATCATTTGACCAAACATCTGGGGAAGGGAAAAATCACGGAGTTGAATGAATTGCTGCAAGATAAGAAAATTAAAGAGTTTATCGGGTATTTATTAACAGAGTACTATGATCCCTTGTATAAATACCCTCAGGGCCCTTCAGACAAATATTTACTCTCGATTAATTCTGATAATATTAATGATGCTGTTATTGCAGTTAGGAGCTTTATGGCTAATTTGCCTGAAAATCAAAGCCTTGATCAAGAGGTGGGATAA
- a CDS encoding FtsK/SpoIIIE family DNA translocase, with protein sequence MIKLRTRIRCEIAGLASICLGIIAALCLLNPTAGVIAYLVEAFLKGSLGEARFMVPLLFILSGLKLLIKPLKGKTPAKIYGAVLLLVVVLAFWHLPLAGKSYFRAALSGDGGGLIGAVMIFLITESFGMTGSYIILVTLFIVAVLLLTNVSLVSMLKALLEKIKYFFNKIKLALRDFLYEEVEEEALIKIEQVKRAVQINNGRDAIIGDTGKETNQGQATYSISAKEAGERDSLNDSHMEVSPALHLDFINVVSVEEQSNEKNCQTAEDLAAGDEPAVDLHSEPSGYQIPPLQLLQQPLKVKNSKTNKDISHNIQVLEKTLASFGVKARVTMVSRGPALTRYEIQPPVGIKVSRIMNLADDIALSMAVPDVRIEAPVPGKAAVGIEVPNKEVSRVYLRDLLETRDFQLSSSCLTVVLGKDIAGSPIIADLSKMPHLLIAGATGSGKSVCMNTLIASILFKASPEEVKFLIIDPKMVELTTYNGIPHLVSPVVTAPKKAATALRWAVREMEHRYRLFAAAGVKDIVRYNKLQNNKKSQGENKTLHLVVILIDELADLMMVAPADVEDAVCRLAQMARAAGMHLVVATQRPSVDVITGLIKANIPSRISFAVSSQVDSRTILDTGGAEKLLGRGDMLFSPIGAAKPLRVQGAYLSDKEVENLVNYLKQQVFPVQEQDVTGELEPVETEQALDDELLPRAVEIFIESGQASISMLQRRLRIGYARAARLIDMMEQKGIVGQFEGSKPRAVLINEEEYRQMFNCQ encoded by the coding sequence TTGATAAAATTAAGAACTCGTATTAGATGCGAAATAGCGGGATTAGCCTCAATTTGTCTTGGTATTATTGCTGCATTATGTTTGCTGAATCCCACAGCGGGGGTAATAGCTTATTTGGTGGAAGCATTTCTTAAGGGCAGCCTGGGGGAAGCTCGATTTATGGTTCCTCTACTCTTTATTCTGTCGGGTTTAAAACTTTTGATTAAACCATTAAAGGGAAAAACACCCGCAAAAATATACGGGGCTGTTTTACTGCTGGTTGTTGTTTTAGCTTTCTGGCATTTGCCTCTGGCCGGCAAGAGTTATTTCCGGGCCGCTTTAAGCGGTGACGGGGGTGGTTTAATCGGAGCTGTTATGATTTTTTTAATAACCGAATCATTTGGTATGACAGGTTCTTATATAATTTTGGTTACCCTGTTTATTGTTGCGGTGTTGTTATTGACAAATGTTTCATTAGTCAGCATGCTGAAAGCGCTGCTTGAGAAAATTAAGTATTTTTTTAATAAAATTAAACTGGCTCTGAGAGATTTTTTGTATGAAGAGGTTGAGGAGGAAGCGTTAATAAAGATAGAACAGGTTAAAAGAGCGGTGCAAATAAATAACGGGCGGGATGCAATTATAGGTGATACCGGAAAAGAAACTAATCAAGGACAGGCAACTTACAGTATTTCGGCTAAAGAAGCCGGAGAAAGGGATTCGCTGAATGACAGTCATATGGAAGTAAGCCCGGCCCTGCATTTGGATTTTATTAATGTTGTAAGTGTGGAGGAGCAATCAAACGAAAAAAATTGTCAAACAGCAGAAGATTTGGCAGCAGGCGATGAGCCGGCCGTTGACCTTCATAGCGAACCGAGCGGTTATCAAATCCCACCGCTGCAGCTTTTACAACAGCCGCTTAAAGTAAAAAACAGTAAAACCAACAAAGATATCTCGCACAATATACAGGTCTTAGAAAAAACCCTGGCGAGTTTCGGAGTGAAGGCCCGTGTAACCATGGTTTCACGGGGACCGGCTTTGACCCGCTACGAGATTCAGCCCCCGGTTGGTATAAAGGTAAGCCGCATTATGAATTTAGCTGATGATATAGCTTTAAGCATGGCAGTGCCGGATGTGCGGATAGAAGCGCCGGTTCCCGGCAAGGCGGCTGTGGGCATAGAGGTACCCAACAAAGAGGTCTCGCGGGTATATTTGAGGGATCTGCTGGAAACCAGGGATTTTCAGCTTTCCAGCTCCTGTTTAACTGTCGTTTTAGGCAAAGATATTGCCGGCAGTCCTATTATTGCCGACCTGAGCAAGATGCCTCACCTGTTGATAGCGGGAGCTACCGGATCCGGTAAGAGTGTTTGCATGAATACGTTGATTGCCAGCATTCTTTTTAAGGCCTCCCCGGAGGAAGTTAAATTCTTGATTATTGATCCTAAAATGGTTGAATTGACTACCTATAACGGTATACCCCATCTTGTTTCTCCCGTGGTTACAGCTCCTAAAAAGGCGGCTACTGCCTTACGCTGGGCGGTTAGGGAGATGGAGCACCGTTACCGGCTTTTCGCAGCTGCCGGGGTAAAGGATATAGTTCGCTATAATAAGCTGCAAAACAATAAAAAGAGTCAAGGTGAGAACAAAACTTTGCACCTTGTGGTGATCTTAATTGATGAGCTGGCTGATTTGATGATGGTTGCCCCGGCTGATGTGGAGGATGCAGTTTGCCGGTTAGCCCAGATGGCCCGCGCGGCAGGCATGCATCTGGTAGTAGCAACTCAGAGGCCTTCCGTGGATGTGATAACCGGTTTGATTAAAGCTAATATTCCCTCCCGCATCTCTTTTGCTGTATCCTCACAGGTTGATTCCAGGACTATTCTGGATACGGGGGGAGCGGAGAAACTGCTGGGCAGGGGAGATATGCTTTTTTCACCTATTGGGGCGGCCAAGCCTTTGCGTGTGCAAGGTGCATATCTGTCCGATAAAGAGGTGGAAAACCTGGTTAATTATTTGAAACAGCAGGTTTTCCCTGTACAGGAGCAGGATGTGACTGGAGAACTTGAACCGGTTGAGACTGAGCAGGCACTGGATGATGAACTGCTGCCCAGAGCTGTGGAGATATTTATTGAGAGCGGCCAAGCGTCTATTTCTATGCTGCAGAGACGGCTTCGCATCGGTTATGCCAGAGCGGCCAGATTAATAGATATGATGGAGCAAAAGGGTATCGTTGGACAATTTGAAGGAAGTAAGCCCAGAGCAGTGCTGATTAATGAAGAAGAGTATCGGCAGATGTTTAATTGCCAATAA